One genomic segment of Acidobacteriota bacterium includes these proteins:
- a CDS encoding c-type cytochrome, whose protein sequence is MSGVSLKGHQNGWRQHLAIVVILIVSGVSFSCQSPADLSRQGDAETTHDQGLLEVSRQLQVPEGFEVDLVYSVPLEEQGSWVALTPDSAGRLITSDQFGSLYRVTLGDGDSGTEVEKLDLPIGHAQGLLYAYDSLYVTVNLYRTSKEKVAQGSGFYRVLDTDGDDRFDQVKLLKQLEAVDNANGHGEHGPHAPVLGPDGLIYLVAGNGTKVPEGLAPTSPFRNWANDLLIPPEPGFVPAGWVARTDETGSVWELIAGGFRNPYDLAFNAEGELFTYDADSEAGIGTPWYRPTRINQVVSGAEYGWRYDTGRWTPYGKWPEHYPDSVGSVVDVGYGSPTGLVFGAGARFPARYQRALFACDWASGKIFSVHLKPQGAGYTAAFEAFLTGSAVPVTDIVVNRDGHLYFTAGGREAKSGLFRIRYRGGEVTDPASPVDHPAAERARGIRRRLEQFHGREDVRAVAEAWPHLASPDRTLRYAARVAIERQDLAEWQDRAVRENDPVASIQAMLALARTGRAELQETVLGRLGRIPLEQLPEDQLLEALRAYSLAFIRMGGPRKPLGRQAAARLGRLFPSSSRRLNQELCRLLVYLEDPGVIAKSLRMIDSGGRQDRLFYFAALSHLGKGWTLPQRQIYFRALNSSQGEYLRAEKAFGRKGLNSRFIYTLQNLRQSAVETLSDEERTALEEVIEDRRALTAADEEPVRGFVRTWKVADFLPLLKQVARGRSYENGKSAYEAAECAQCHRFDDQGGTTGPDITTVGSRFDTQYLLEALLDPSKVVADRFFNESIQMEDGRIHVGRVVYDDGKLLRVRANPFTQKVTQVASDRIKSRTVSRISEMPEGLLDTFTEEEVLDLIAYMRSGGNPKDPAFNSLQRGNEEP, encoded by the coding sequence ATGTCAGGGGTTTCACTCAAGGGTCATCAAAACGGCTGGCGGCAGCACTTGGCCATCGTCGTCATCTTGATCGTGTCCGGCGTTTCCTTTTCTTGCCAGAGTCCGGCTGATCTTTCCCGACAGGGGGACGCCGAGACAACCCACGACCAAGGTCTTCTGGAAGTCTCCCGGCAGCTTCAGGTGCCGGAGGGATTCGAGGTGGATCTGGTCTATTCGGTGCCGCTGGAGGAACAGGGTTCCTGGGTGGCGTTGACACCGGATTCCGCAGGGCGGCTGATTACTTCCGATCAATTCGGGAGTCTCTACCGCGTGACCTTGGGAGACGGAGATTCAGGCACGGAGGTCGAGAAGCTGGATCTTCCCATCGGCCACGCTCAGGGGCTTCTCTACGCCTATGACAGTCTCTACGTGACGGTCAACCTGTATCGGACCTCGAAGGAGAAGGTGGCGCAGGGCAGCGGCTTTTACCGGGTGCTGGATACAGACGGTGATGATCGGTTCGACCAGGTGAAGCTGTTGAAACAATTGGAGGCCGTGGACAACGCGAATGGGCATGGCGAGCACGGGCCCCACGCCCCGGTGCTCGGCCCCGACGGTCTCATCTATCTGGTTGCGGGCAACGGCACCAAGGTGCCGGAAGGGTTGGCGCCAACCTCTCCATTCCGGAATTGGGCCAACGATCTGCTGATTCCCCCCGAACCGGGATTCGTGCCGGCCGGATGGGTTGCCCGGACCGACGAAACGGGTTCGGTCTGGGAGTTGATTGCCGGTGGTTTCCGGAACCCCTACGACTTGGCATTCAACGCCGAGGGCGAGCTGTTCACCTACGATGCGGACAGTGAAGCAGGCATCGGCACGCCCTGGTACCGCCCCACCCGCATCAACCAGGTCGTTTCCGGAGCGGAATATGGCTGGCGTTACGACACCGGACGTTGGACACCTTACGGCAAGTGGCCTGAACACTACCCCGACAGTGTCGGCAGCGTGGTCGACGTCGGGTACGGGTCGCCGACCGGCCTGGTTTTTGGAGCCGGTGCTCGTTTTCCGGCCCGGTATCAGCGGGCGTTGTTCGCCTGTGATTGGGCGTCGGGGAAGATCTTTTCCGTTCACCTGAAGCCGCAGGGGGCGGGTTATACGGCGGCCTTCGAGGCGTTCCTGACGGGAAGCGCCGTGCCCGTGACCGACATCGTGGTCAACCGGGACGGACACCTGTATTTCACGGCGGGGGGGAGGGAGGCCAAGTCGGGTCTTTTTCGAATCCGCTACCGGGGAGGCGAAGTCACCGATCCGGCCAGTCCGGTCGACCATCCCGCAGCCGAGCGGGCACGTGGAATCCGAAGGCGCCTGGAACAGTTCCATGGTCGAGAAGATGTGCGCGCGGTGGCGGAAGCGTGGCCTCACCTGGCCAGCCCGGATCGCACGCTTCGCTATGCGGCGCGTGTCGCCATCGAGCGTCAGGACCTTGCAGAATGGCAGGATCGCGCGGTGCGCGAGAACGACCCTGTCGCGTCGATCCAGGCCATGCTGGCTCTGGCGCGAACCGGCCGGGCCGAGTTGCAGGAAACGGTCTTGGGGAGGCTCGGCCGGATCCCCCTGGAGCAACTTCCCGAGGATCAACTTCTGGAGGCGCTGCGCGCTTACAGCTTGGCGTTTATCCGGATGGGCGGCCCGCGCAAGCCATTGGGCCGACAGGCCGCTGCACGGCTTGGTCGGCTCTTCCCCTCCTCCAGCCGCAGATTGAATCAGGAGCTTTGCCGGCTGCTCGTCTACTTGGAGGATCCGGGTGTCATCGCCAAGTCATTGAGAATGATCGACTCCGGCGGGCGACAGGACAGGCTGTTCTATTTCGCAGCGTTGAGCCATCTTGGAAAGGGATGGACACTGCCGCAGCGCCAAATCTACTTTCGTGCCCTGAATTCGTCTCAGGGAGAGTATCTTCGTGCCGAGAAAGCATTCGGGCGGAAAGGTCTCAACAGCCGTTTCATCTACACGCTTCAGAACCTGCGGCAATCGGCTGTTGAAACCCTCAGCGACGAGGAACGCACGGCACTGGAGGAGGTCATCGAAGACCGGCGGGCCCTGACCGCGGCTGACGAGGAACCGGTCCGTGGATTCGTGCGAACTTGGAAGGTTGCCGACTTTCTGCCCCTGCTCAAGCAGGTGGCAAGGGGCCGCTCCTACGAGAACGGCAAGTCTGCCTACGAGGCGGCGGAATGCGCCCAGTGTCATCGATTTGATGACCAGGGAGGCACGACGGGGCCGGACATCACCACCGTCGGAAGTCGTTTCGATACGCAGTACTTGTTGGAGGCACTTCTCGATCCCTCCAAGGTGGTCGCCGATCGCTTCTTCAACGAGTCGATTCAGATGGAAGATGGCCGTATTCATGTTGGCCGGGTCGTTTACGACGATGGAAAACTGCTGCGGGTTCGCGCGAATCCGTTCACCCAAAAGGTCACCCAAGTTGCCTCGGACCGGATCAAGTCCCGCACGGTTTCGAGAATTTCAGAGATGCCGGAAGGACTGCTCGATACCTTTACCGAGGAAGAGGTTCTGGATCTGATCGCGTACATGAGGTCGGGCGGAAATCCGAAAGATCCGGCGTTCAATTCTCTTCAGCGAGGAAACGAAGAGCCATGA